Below is a genomic region from Augochlora pura isolate Apur16 chromosome 2, APUR_v2.2.1, whole genome shotgun sequence.
tgaaataatgtaCGCCAATTTTCCTTCGatattctgtaataaaattatatataaaaaaattatcgtgGAAGTGTTTCATATTatagtgtaataaaaatactctgCCATTAGCTATAGGATATTTCATAAAGTTATATAAGATTAAACAAAGATAAAGAAATGtcatctttatttaattaatttggagATATTTGTTGCGAGGATCATTCAAGGTAcgagtttataaaaatctataactatcgtatatatttctaaataaaaaagtgatattgatattttatttgatgtatgttataaaagatttaaataaatttaaaacatttgtaatttaatcttATATTGACTAGATTCATACGTACACcattaatttgaattatgaGGTTTCTTTCTTAGTACAATTATAATcctaaataatacaaatctatgaaattatgaattcACTCTGTATTACAAGGTTTTTACAAACGATtgttgaagaaataatttatgattgcATAAATGCTGTGGTAAATTCTATCCTTCAATTATGACGGGCCGATTTTGAAGCAAAactaatttgtaaattttcaaaattatatacgatttcctataatcatttttagtgTAATCTGAAAACGGAGACAAGAGactattgtaaaaaaatgtccAGTGCTTTTTTTTGTGAATACAAGCTATCtagttattcattattaaatatttaacgaaataaaactttaaaaaatacgtaatCAAACAATTACGTAATGTAGGAACTGTAATGTACTGTACTATTAATGGTATTAATAAGATTTAGGAATGAATCTTTTAATAGCTTGTTTAGTCGATTTATGTCATTAATGATTAATAGCttattaacagaattttatataaaaacaagaaagaatGTTGTTAATGAATCCTTAgctaattttaatgtaaaaccTGGGGAGAGTTTTAATAGAATCAAAAGCAACCTAAACACAGTACATGGTAACTTCATGCAGgaagttattttaaagattattgtataaaataagataataataataataatattgccaTGTCATATTTTggtatttcatttcatttttctaaagcaaaaaacattttttgctacttataaatagaattacgaAGCATATAGAAAATGTAACTACATATTTAAGTTATTAGTCTTCTCATTAATTACCTTATACTGCGTTTTTCTATATTACACTAAAAAACTTATTTTTGTGTAATCATTCATAGATTTATAAAGATTGTAAATAGGGTAAGATATCCGtacttgtaataaaatacgataaaaatttcaaacttaTCCTTTCGTTTAtagcataaaattaaaatcgtttaatatcattaattttttataaatttatttttacaaaatagttTACTGTACCTTTATAAAATTGGTCTATTTCACATGGTTAcattttcgtttgttttatcTTCTCACATTATTTACTTGTTCAATTCTCATGTCAATTTCGTTGAGTAAAGATCTCGCAAAATTGTCAGCGCTAGCTTCCTTATTTAGGAAATCTGATACTAATTTGGATGATGGTTTACCACCTCCATGTGCTAAACATTCGTTTCGATATCGATCACCTGCTGTACGATTAAAAGGATCTGCTTGAAAGTAAGTTTGCCATATCCATGAGGCAATTGctcgagaaattaaataagcaTAATATTTTGCACCGTATCCAACTAAATGAGAAAATCTTAAGTGCCATGcctgcaataattattatattttatcagtttttcgtataatttaaatataaaatgaaatacatacTGTATTTTCAACGTAGGGAAGCCCATAGTATTTTCCTTGTATTTCTTTTAAGATGGCAATGGatgatttttccaattttccacTATGATAAACTTGATCCAACATACTATAACATACTTGATTTTGTAATTCGGAAGCACAAAATACGTTCTTAGACGCATGTAACTTCTCCAACAAAGCATTCGGTATTGGTTCTAAAGTTTGAAAATGTCGCGCGAACGTCGAGACCACCTTGAATGAATGCATAATTATTGGATATGTAGAAACCTACAGTTCAATTATAGTTGTGGCAATAACTTACTCTTGGgtcatttgcaaaatattccaTCAATATACTTGGAACCTCTGCAAAATCTGTACTGCATCTAGTACCAGTCACATGTTGATATTTTGTTCTGCCTAACATGGAGTGCAGTGCATGGCCCATTTCATGAAATAAGTTTTCTACGGAAGCAGGACTTAATAAACATGGATTAGACCATCTAGGTGCAGGTAATGACAGCATTAATACAGCTGTAGGAGTCTGAAAAGACGTACGTGTACATAAATCGAAAGCCTATTGAAACAATTGGTAGATATTAAGTGTTTCTCTTACTTGGTAAGATCCATCAGCTAATTCTCTTCCTCCTCTAATGGTGAAATGGCAATCTTGATTTGGTTTACCTTGCCGCTCGAAAAAGTCACAGTATATATAGCCTAATACCGAGTTGCTTTCATCTATTACAGCAagtttttgtatattattggCCCAAACTTCGCCCGACAAGACAGGCACGGACTCTAATCGAATACCATACAACGACTGagtcaaaatatttattccgtccATACAAGCGCCAAGTGAAAAATATGGAGTAAATTCAGTGTTTGACATATTCAACCATGTCCTTTTTGCTTCTGCCGTGAAATAAGCAGTATCccattgcattattttctgaaCAAAAAGTACCGAAATTTAGACAAATAGTTCGAAAAGAGCTGTGTAACATTTAGATAAATCTGTGAACACCTGCTTTGTACCAGACTCGGCATCTTTCATCGCTTGCATCTGTTGGAAATCTTGTGCAGCTTTGGGCTTTAGATTAtcattcaaaatattaagaaaatcgtATATTACTTCTGGTGTCTCTACTGTACTTCCCTTCACAGCcctaaaaatttgttattcaaGTATAAACAGGTCATAAGgcatacattttcatttataatttattaaccagTATTTAAGGATTTACCTATGAGCATATGATGGAAATCCGCATAATCTAGCTAATTCATGCCTGGAGTTCAAAAGTTCTTGTAGAAGATATTCTTGATTTTTATCTGGATATAAAAATACACGATATGCAGCTTCCCTGATCAAGTTGTTGGTAGAGTCTACATAAAGTCCTTGTactattatttgattattttttattgtaaaactgTGAAATGAGTTTGATAAAGTTCAATGCTTCAGAAATTATGGCCTTCCAAATAGTTTACTATATTACTTACTGTTCTCTTACACCAGGTGGAAGAGTACTAGCATCCACTGCCCGTGGATTGCCTGCACCTGCCATAAATTTTTGACCTACCTACATCATAAGAATACAAGgtatttatatgaattatttaaagattaaatgaaggtgcaattttttttttaaataatacatatcaAAATCGTTTACATACTTGTAATATGTAGTCATTTAACTGTACAActgtttctctttttgctTCAGGTAAATGTATGCCACACTGTTCAAAATCAAAGAGAAATAGTTTAGCTACATGATTGTCCACGACAGATGTATCTTGGACATCTCCGCTATGTACAACTTGTTTTAAGGCATTGTACAGTTCTAGATGAGTATTTAACctgatgaaatatttaaatatttacagtgtCTCCCAATGAATTGTATCACTAAAAGAAAGTTTTTGAGTTTCTACCAAGTCAAACTTATTATCTTTTCTTAatacaaacaaatatatttacttttctaCTATTCCACTAACAAATACGCAAGCATCTTCCGCAGCTCCGATATATTGTTCCTCTGGATGTGCAATTCTAATGAATTCTGCTAAATCAGCAACCTTACAGAGTGTGTCGGACAGGTCATCAAAAATTTCAACCATTTTACGTTTTCTATTTGGACTTGTGGCTTCAGCTATCAGTGTCTCTGTCTGAGACATAGCTTGATGTTTCAAAACAGTAAATCCTTGGGCAGTCTTCAATTCGGGTATACCAAATAGACCCTGTAACGATTAGATATCTTGAATAGTTAACTCTGTTAACATTCATTCTAATGTAGAAATGAGGAACTTACAGACTTCTTGTCGGATAATTCGAAACCATATTTATCTTTAGTAATGGAATTAAATGCTGTTGCAAGTGGAGACCATGTATTAACACCTCTGtgattaacatattttataaactgttTCTTCCACAGGTTCATCATTTTTTATACACCATTAAACCGATTTTACTAACAAgacaacaataattattctgaaaaaagaataaagcACTTTACAGTGTTTGAATAATTACACATTTCGTACAATAATTTACGAATAACCTGGTACGACAATAAACAAGCATGAAATTAAGTTATAAACTATCTCATTCTTTTTCATCGCTTCCGTTATCGCTGATtcaaatactatttcaaatacttGTACCTACAAAatgatagaaatgaaatactGTTTCAGAAACGcaacgaatttatattatattttagtaggccgaaatattattgtatgtacatatgtactaCATATACAATTTCGACCGCCTTGTATTCATACTAATTCATTACTACTAGttactatattacattgtacCTCTACCTTTCGTATGCAAACAATTTGGCTCTTCTCTCTAATTATGATGGCAGCACTATCACATATTATGTGGGACTATTCTCGACCGTGGTTCAGTGCGCACACTCGGAAATAACTGGACACGAGAGTTGGAGTGTGAAGCAGGCTTTATTTGATCTTAATGCGTGGGCGGTTGCAGGAAGAATGAGAAAGTTTTTTCTATCTGGGCACCCACGTCGACGGCGCTTTTGTCTTAGGCGTAGAGTACAACTAACTTAACCTAAGGGCTTAAAACTAACTATACTAATGACtagttatattttactctAACCTAGTTACATTTATCTTAACCTAGTTATTCTAGATGGCGCGTCGAGCCTACCGCTACATCACTCCCCTCCGAGTGGGTTAACTATATCTAACTTAACacacgaatttaatttttttatttacatatgtcTTCGGCGCTTCACTAGGCATAGAATCTGGGTCGTTTTCGAAAAACGCCGGTTTCAACCTTTCGGTTGATATTTTTGTCTCTCTGCctttgaacaaaatttcgtAGACTTGGTCCGAAATTCTGTTCAAAACCTTGAACGGACCCTCATAAGGAGCCTCGAAGGGTTTTTTGGTGGAATCGACTCGAACAAATACATGTGTACAGTCGTGCAGCGCCTTGTGTATAAATGTTTTAGTTTTTGTGTGATGTACTGCTGGTGTAGGTTTTATGTGTTTGATATGTTGTCTGTATTTCTCTAAGAATATTCGTGGCTGTATGGATGTTTCTTCGTTTGTAAAGAATTCTCCAGGCAGTCTTAGGCTTGTGCCATACAGCATCTCAGCTGCGGAAGCCCCTATATCTTCTTTGTAGCTGGCCCGGAGTCCCAACAACACCGTAGGGAGAATTTCTACCCAATTCGAGCTCTGATGGCATCTAATGGCTGCTTTTAGCGAACGATGCCACCTTTCTATCATCCCATTGCTTTGGGGATGATAGGCTGTGGTTCGCGTTTTACTGGACCCTACCAGTCGGGTCAATGCCTCAAATAGTTGAGACTCGAATTGGGCTCCTTGATCGGTTGTGATCGTTGCTGGAGCTCCGAACCTAGCTATCCAGCCCGAATAAAGGGCTGCAGCTACCTTCTCAGCCGAGCATTCTTTTAATGGCACCGCTTCAGGCCACCTAGAGAATCTGTCTATTGCTGTCAGACAGTATCGGTAACCATCAATTGGAGGTAATGGTCCGATTAGGTCCACATGTATGTGCTCGAATCTTACCTTGGGTACCTCGATGTTCTGACAGGTCGGCCTGTTGTGACGGTGCACTTTTTGCTTCTGGCACGCAAGGCACGTGCGACACCACtcggttatatttttattcatttgtggCCAGACGAAATTTTTCGCTATCATCTTCTTAGTTACTTTGCCACTAGGATGAGATAACCCGTGTACATTATGAAATACTTTTCTCCTTAGAGACAACGGCAAATATGGccttacattattttttactatgtCTCCGTATAGGTATTTATCTGAACtgtccaaaaatattttttggaagTTCCACCTGTTGGAGCCTTGTGTGATTAATGTTGCCAGCTCTTGGTCTTCCGCTTGCGCTGCCATTAGCTCATCTGTTGAGATAATGACAGGCATTTCTATAGACTGCAGTCTGGAGAAAGCATCAGCCACACCATTGTCTGTGCCTTTCACATACTTAATTTGGGTGGTAAATTGGCTGATGTAATCCAGCTGCCTAGTCTGTCGCGGACTGGCTTTGTCAGCTTTTTGGAGAAATGCATATGTCAACGGTTTGTGGtccgtatatatatacacttcTCTGCCTTCCACAAGATGTCTGAAGAATCTGAGACTCTTGTAGATGGCTAAAAGCTCTCTGTCGTACACGCTGTATTTCGTCTGGGCTTTTTCTAACTTACGCGAGAAAAATCCGAGTGGTTCCCACGTACCTCTGTGTTGCTGTTCCAACACCGCTCCAAGTGCAACGTCTGATGCGTCGGTTCGGAGAGCCAATTTGGCATTTTCTCGAGGGTGGTGGAGAAGCGTTACCGCGGCTATTTGCCTTTTCGTTTCCTCGAATGCTTGAACCGACGCATCGTCCCAACAGACCGGCCTCTGGTCCTTTTTCTTGGCTCCCCTGAGCTGTCCGTTCAAAGGGGCCAACCAGTCTGCGGCCCGGCGTAGAAATCTCCTATAGAAATTAACTATCCCTAGGAAACGCCGAAGATCTGCAATGGAACGAggtttattataatctaaaatGGATTGCACCCGCTCTTGCAGCGGTGCAATGCCCTTACCACTAATCGTGTAACCTAAATATTTTACGCTGGGCTCTGCAAATTGGCATTTTGCCACATTAATGCAGAGCCCGTTTTCCCTTAATCTATCGAACAACATGCGCAGATGCCTGTCGTGTGTCTCCATATCCGGGGATGCCACTATTATATCGTCTACATAACAGTGGCAGAAATCTAGTCCCCGTAATATGGTGTCCATCTGCCTTTGGAAGGTCTGCGCGGCATTACACAATCCGAATGGCATCACCGTGAATTCGTAGAGTCCGAACGGCGTGATGACCGCCGTCTTTTCGATGTCCTCGGGAGCTACAGGCACCTGGTAATATGCCTTAGCCAAATCTATCACCGAGAACACCGTGCAGTCAGCAAATTGACTGGCCACGTCGTGGACGTGCGGCAACGGATATTTGTCCGGCACGGTGATGCCATTCAGACGGCGATAGTCTCCGCATGGTCTCCATTCCCCAGATTTTTTGGGTACCATGTGGAGAGGACTCGCCCACTGACTCTTAGACGGTCGGCAGATACCCTCTTTGAGCATCTGCTCAAACTCTGCCCGAGCCGTCTTGAGTTTCTCCGGAGGCAGGCGTCTCGCTCGCTCGGCAACCGGGGGTCCATTCGTCGTGATGTGGTGGTGTACGTTGATTTTGATGTTTTTCCTGGCGGCTGGTTTTGTCAAGTCTTTGTATTCTGTCAGGAGAGCtgtctgttttatatttacgtCTATTGTCCGTACAGATGGATCATCTGTCTTAGAGACTGTCGCGTTTGTGTGAAGTCTTGTGTTTCCGTCCAACAGTCGTTTAAAACGAAGATctactaataaattaaaaaaatgcaagAAATCTGCACCAATTATCGGTTTGGAAATGTCTGCAACTACAAACCGCCAGGAAAAATCACGCCTGAGGCCTAGGTTTACCGCTATAATTTTTTCACCGTACGTATTAATCACCGCCCCGTTTGCCGCGTAAAGCTTGAAATCGCCTACCTTCGGGCGCCTACCTCCAAAGGCTTTCGGGACGACCGAGACATCTGCGCCTGTGTCAATAAGGAATGTGATGTTATTTCTAACATCCCTTACGCAGAGGCGATGCTTCCTTGGGGCGTCCTCGACCGCCTCGACTCGAGGTACGCTTTTTAGTTTTCCTGCCTCTGCTCTGTTGTCCCTGTCCATCGGCAGGGTTTCCTACATTTCCAGGACTCCTTCCcgaatttattatgaaaatagcAGAGACCGTTTGCTGAGGCAGAACGGCTGCGACTCCTGGCCCGTCGCTGTTGCTGGTTCCCGCGGTGGTCGCGGCGTTGTCCGCTGGGGCTGCGTTGACGCTCGAGTCTGGACAACCGCGTATCCAGCCTGTCCAGCTTGTTAATGATGGCGGCCAGTCCGCCATCTTGTTCGTAGGAGCGCGTCCTTGGGGTCGTAATGGCGGCCACGTCCGCTCCCATCGACCTATCCATGGTTTTATCGGCGACCTTTGCCAACCGATCAACGCCGGCGTCGTCCACCACAGAGAGGATATCTTGGACGCGCGCTGGCAGCCTCTGCATCCAGAGCGTTTTAAGTGCGTTCTCTGTAACATTGGCTCCCGCCAAACGCACCATCTCCCTTAGGAGCTCGGATGGCTTCCTGTGACCGAGCTCCACGCCgctaaataattgtttcaattggGCCTCATCGGATTTAGCCAGCCTTTCGATGAGGGCCTGTTTAATATGGTCGTATGTGCTTCTTTCAGGGGGAGCCTCGACCACGTCCAGAACGACCTTCAACGTCTCCGGGTCGAGGCTGCGGGTCACCGCGGAGCTTTTTACAGCGTCTGCCCTTACGTTATATGCTGCGAATTCCCGCTCCAGCACGGTGAACCATAACCGCGGTTCTTCCCTCCAGAAGGGTGGTAGTTTTACCGCCCTAAACTCGCTTGCCTGGATCTCCATCCTCTTCTCCGCCGCCATGGCGTCCTTGGCGTCCTTGGCGTCCTTGGCGTCCATTTTTTTATCTCctttgttcttttttaatcgGAAAGAAACGACGAGTTTGTACACTTCCCGTTCGCGcacttcttttttaaaaacagaattCCCGGGTTTCGGCACCAATGTGGGACTATTCTCGACCGTGGTTCAGTGCGCACACTCGGAAATAACTGGACACGAGAGTTGGAGTGTGAAGCAGGCTTTATTTGATCTTAATGCGTGGGCGGTTGCAGGAAGAATGAGAAAGTTTTTTCTATCTGGGCACCCACGTCGACGGCGCTTTTGTCTTAGGCGTAGAGTACAACTAACTTAACCTAAGGGCTTAAAACTAACTATACTAATGACtagttatattttactctAACCTAGTTACATTTATCTTAACCTAGTTATTCTAGATGGCGCGTCGAGCCTACCGCTACAATTATTGTAGTAGCGAGAATAGGAATAAAGAATTGCTTTGCTCCGATTGGCCGATGACTCAACGATGAGATACAATTCGctgttttctctctttttctttgaccGTGAGTACAGCATTGTTTCAACAGTAAATCGCCAACCAAtcggaagaaagaaaatttctatatcaaCTTTCGCTAAGGGATCGAGCTGCTATCTGGTGGTGTGCAGAAGTAGGATccattactttattttacgcaTTGAAATTATGCGACAATACAGAGAGAATGCCGCGGTATAAAAGTCGAAGCGTGGTTCTGCTTCCGACGGTACGATGGCATTACTGTGATTTTAGCCGCAGTCTACCGCTTCAACAATTGTCAACCTTTCATTGAAATGGAATTAGAACAAAATTGGAAGTGCAAAATGTATAAGATCTTCGAGATAATCCTATTTTTGTAACGAAGACGAATTCGAATGTACCAGCAAGATCTCTTTGTCTTTCTGACGTTGAAATTTGCCCGAGTATGAAAATCATCGGTCGCCAGTAAAAAGTCGTTCGTTGTAGCGTTAAAAAGGAACAGGAAAATTTCGAAGTTAAACATTAAACGCCAATGGTGAGGATTTGATCGAgagtttaaacaattgtatttGATTCCGGCTTAATTAGGCAGAGATAATTGTTGTTTTCGCGGCGATTACGCGTGATAATACATTATGGAGTGGAAGGGGTATGGATATCTATACAAGGATATGTCTCGTACCGTCACCCACATATTAAGTATCTGTCAACATTTTGTATTGCCTGTGAGGAACGGCGTAATTTAAGTGCAAAGTAAAAGTTATTG
It encodes:
- the LOC144475689 gene encoding mitochondrial intermediate peptidase translates to MMNLWKKQFIKYVNHRGVNTWSPLATAFNSITKDKYGFELSDKKSGLFGIPELKTAQGFTVLKHQAMSQTETLIAEATSPNRKRKMVEIFDDLSDTLCKVADLAEFIRIAHPEEQYIGAAEDACVFVSGIVEKLNTHLELYNALKQVVHSGDVQDTSVVDNHVAKLFLFDFEQCGIHLPEAKRETVVQLNDYILQVGQKFMAGAGNPRAVDASTLPPGVREHFTIKNNQIIVQGLYVDSTNNLIREAAYRVFLYPDKNQEYLLQELLNSRHELARLCGFPSYAHRAVKGSTVETPEVIYDFLNILNDNLKPKAAQDFQQMQAMKDAESGTKQKIMQWDTAYFTAEAKRTWLNMSNTEFTPYFSLGACMDGINILTQSLYGIRLESVPVLSGEVWANNIQKLAVIDESNSVLGYIYCDFFERQGKPNQDCHFTIRGGRELADGSYQTPTAVLMLSLPAPRWSNPCLLSPASVENLFHEMGHALHSMLGRTKYQHVTGTRCSTDFAEVPSILMEYFANDPRVVSTFARHFQTLEPIPNALLEKLHASKNVFCASELQNQVCYSMLDQVYHSGKLEKSSIAILKEIQGKYYGLPYVENTAWHLRFSHLVGYGAKYYAYLISRAIASWIWQTYFQADPFNRTAGDRYRNECLAHGGGKPSSKLVSDFLNKEASADNFARSLLNEIDMRIEQVNNVRR